Below is a genomic region from Tumebacillus amylolyticus.
ACGTCTCCGCCGACGGCTTCAAGTTCGTCGGTTCGATGGCTTTGGAATCACCATCCACCGCCAAAATGTCGTGAATGGTGAGGTTTTCCTTGTCCTTGCCGCTTGCCGTTACGCCAAACACCAACGGCTCCCCGCTCAATTTGATCGACAAGTTGCCGGCCGTTGCCGGGAACCAGCCTTTGTTCGCAAAGTTTTTCGCCACGTCCACGAGCTCTTGGGCTACGCGGATGCGGTCTTCTTGGTTAAATGCGTAGGTCACTGGAAAACCTCCCCCTTCACGAGTTGTTGAATTACTTCCATCACGTCATAGAACGTCGAAAACGGTGCATGCGCAAGCCCGAGCGCTTCGCAGTCCTGCAGCAATTTTGAACGCGCGATGACAAAATCGGCAAGCTTCGCCGCCTGCAAGTCGGTAATGGAGTCGCCGATGACGATCTTGAACACATCTTCATCCGGAAACTGTCGCAACACCGACGGCTTGCACATGCCGCAGCCGTTCTCGCACTGCTCATCACACGCATGCGGCCACGTCACTTCAATCGTTTCGCCTGAGAAGTCACTGCCGTTGCAGTAGATCGGGTTCTCGATGGCAAACGGCTCCAACAACGGTTTGACAAAAAAGTCGATGCCGCCGCTCGTCACCCAGAAGTCGATCCCTTGCGCCTTGCAAAACTCCAAAAACTCCGGGAACCCCGCGCGAATCACCGCCACTTCCTGTGCATAGGCAGCGACGTCATCGCGGAGGGTGGAGGAAATTCCGTGGAACAGACGGCCCACGCCGGTCTGAATCGGAATCTCTTGGTGTAAAATCTGATCCTTGGTCGTCTCCCAACCCGGCGCACCGAACCGCTCCATGATCGTAATGATCATGTCGCGCTCGGTGATCGTGCCGTCAAAGTCACAGAAGATGGCGATGCGTTTGCTCATGAGTCCTCCTTCTTTCTACTTACCGATTATTTTTCCGTTCCTGTTTCGGACGGGTTGCCCCACAGATCGAGGGCCGTCCGAATCTCTTGAGAAGTTTCCGCCGCTTCGGAGAGTGTCTTGCCGTTCACAACGGCTGCAATTGCTGCGTTAAACGCACGACCGCCTGCCGCCGAACCGCCCGGATGACCGTGAACCCCGCCGCCTGCATTGATGATTTGGTCGTTGCCCAAATCACGATACAGATACGGAACCAGCCCCGGATGGATGCCCGCACTCGGAACCGGAATCGCACGCTTGAGAACGTGGTTCGGTTCGGTGAGAGCTTGTGCAATTTTCAACGTCTCGCCTCGCTCCAGCGCCACGGAGCCATAAGCGGACGGGTACAGACCGATGTCCGCCCCTGCGATGCGCATCAGTTGACCGAGCACGACATGTGCCGAGATACCGTACTGATGCGACGGATACAACGCGCCCGCGAGTGCCGGGTGCGCCATGATCGGAACGTTGACACGCGGGTCCTCTGCCAGTCGTTGCAACACGTCGTAGCCGTACGTCAGGACATTGAGCAACAACGCCGAAGCTCCTGCGTCCACGGCACGGCGTGCTTTTTCAAAAATCTCTGTGACCGGACCCGTCAAGTTCGCCGCATAGAGGGTGAATTTGCCCGTCTCTGCCTGCGCGCGTTCGGCAGCCGCGCGACACGCCGCGATCCGTTTTTCAAACGGTGCGTAGGTCTCGTCGAAGAAGATCTCGTCATCCTTGACCAAGTCCACACCGCCAAGTGCTTGTTGGTAAAAATGCTCCGCCAACGTCTCCGTGTCGTAGCCGATGACCGACTTGAAAATGCTCATGAGCAGCGGTCGGTCGTAGGCGTTCAGTTGTTCGCGCAGACCGTCGATGCCAAACTTCGGACCGGGGAACCGGCTTGCGAACGTCGGCGGGAGCTCGATGTCCACGAGGCGAATCATGCCGTCCATCGAGAGTTTGCCAAACACGGAGGTCAGCAGAGCCGGGATGTCCGGCGTGAAGTTGATGGTCGGGTACGCGATCGTAAGCATTGCTTGCTCCAAACCGTGCGGGTCGGTGCCGATCTGCTTCACATCGGCGACGTGTCCGAGGTGTTTTTGCATCGCGTCTTTGCGTGCGGCCGGCAAATCGGTCCAAGAGCCGACGGTGAGCCCGACTGCGATCCCG
It encodes:
- a CDS encoding 2-hydroxy-3-keto-5-methylthiopentenyl-1-phosphate phosphatase gives rise to the protein MSKRIAIFCDFDGTITERDMIITIMERFGAPGWETTKDQILHQEIPIQTGVGRLFHGISSTLRDDVAAYAQEVAVIRAGFPEFLEFCKAQGIDFWVTSGGIDFFVKPLLEPFAIENPIYCNGSDFSGETIEVTWPHACDEQCENGCGMCKPSVLRQFPDEDVFKIVIGDSITDLQAAKLADFVIARSKLLQDCEALGLAHAPFSTFYDVMEVIQQLVKGEVFQ
- a CDS encoding 2,3-diketo-5-methylthiopentyl-1-phosphate enolase, with amino-acid sequence MTTAEFVHVTYLAHGKPGTDWLKKANGIAVGLTVGSWTDLPAARKDAMQKHLGHVADVKQIGTDPHGLEQAMLTIAYPTINFTPDIPALLTSVFGKLSMDGMIRLVDIELPPTFASRFPGPKFGIDGLREQLNAYDRPLLMSIFKSVIGYDTETLAEHFYQQALGGVDLVKDDEIFFDETYAPFEKRIAACRAAAERAQAETGKFTLYAANLTGPVTEIFEKARRAVDAGASALLLNVLTYGYDVLQRLAEDPRVNVPIMAHPALAGALYPSHQYGISAHVVLGQLMRIAGADIGLYPSAYGSVALERGETLKIAQALTEPNHVLKRAIPVPSAGIHPGLVPYLYRDLGNDQIINAGGGVHGHPGGSAAGGRAFNAAIAAVVNGKTLSEAAETSQEIRTALDLWGNPSETGTEK